A genomic stretch from uncultured Pseudodesulfovibrio sp. includes:
- a CDS encoding arginine deiminase family protein: MKFTRAITRRPSEEMLKGITTANLGKPDFQLALKQHDAYCQVLMHLGLDVTVLDAEPGFPDCCFVEDTAVVCEHVAVITPLGAPSRQGEQKSIEPVLAKFKPIVRIAPPAHIEGGDVLQVDETFYIGLSDRTNHKGAAALGAAVEPFGYTWKEMACCPSLHFKTDVNFIGNNSILVSPCCEDMEELAHFNRIIVEDGEAYARNCLYINGTVIVPDGFPKTLAKVRQTGVETVVLDVSEYRKLDGGLTCLSLRF, from the coding sequence ATGAAATTTACCCGCGCAATTACTCGTCGCCCGTCAGAAGAGATGCTCAAGGGCATAACCACAGCCAATCTCGGTAAACCCGATTTTCAGCTCGCATTGAAACAGCATGATGCATATTGTCAGGTGTTGATGCATTTGGGTCTTGATGTGACGGTACTGGATGCAGAGCCCGGCTTTCCTGACTGTTGTTTTGTCGAAGATACGGCTGTTGTCTGTGAGCATGTCGCGGTTATTACTCCACTCGGCGCGCCTTCGCGGCAGGGGGAACAGAAGAGTATTGAACCGGTCCTTGCGAAATTCAAACCCATTGTCAGAATTGCTCCGCCAGCGCACATCGAAGGCGGTGATGTGTTGCAGGTCGATGAGACGTTCTACATCGGGTTGTCCGACAGGACGAATCACAAGGGCGCTGCCGCTTTGGGAGCTGCGGTGGAGCCGTTTGGGTATACGTGGAAGGAAATGGCCTGCTGTCCAAGTCTGCATTTCAAGACGGATGTGAATTTTATCGGCAACAATTCCATATTGGTATCGCCGTGTTGTGAAGATATGGAAGAGTTGGCCCATTTCAATAGAATCATCGTTGAAGATGGCGAAGCGTATGCTCGAAACTGTCTGTATATCAACGGGACAGTCATTGTTCCTGACGGTTTTCCAAAAACCCTTGCCAAGGTTCGCCAGACAGGCGTTGAAACCGTTGTTCTCGACGTTTCTGAATATCGCAAGCTTGATGGCGGATTGACCTGTTTGTCACTTCGTTTTTAA
- a CDS encoding AsmA family protein — protein MNKLMKIGLIAAGTILSLFIIAIIILVTTVDPNAYKGEISQAVKEQTGRELSFEGDIGFTFFPTLGLEVGPMALGNAKGFSPAEMVRINKAEASIRIMPLFAGDVTIGMVVLDGLTLNLAKNKNGVSNWDDLTKDKGEQKAQEKTAANDTKGAGNKVESLSVQGVEITNANILYDDQQAGSTSSLTNLNLIIGEVGDTVRFPFELSFDLKLDSPKIETRPVLTGFAKFAQKAGTIEVDEMLFKALNLELSGNFFAKAAKGKNAFSGELSLAEASIKKLMQEIGMTPLETTDHNALEKLTFNLKYNGSDNAVSLENMTVKLDETTITATGSINNFAKPVMAFTVNVDDIDVDRYMPPKSEGTTPQPQQGAANTEEPAKEPDLAALKDLDLTGKLTIGKVKAMNLRVSDILCELRAKNSIVTIKPFSANLYEGNLTAHSVLNANTNVASWTESAVLKDVQAGPLLKDLTGKDHVLGTTVVKYDLKGMGLTPPNIKQTISGTASFAFTDGALNGVNVAKMLRDGWNRIKGKPISSDEPARTDFAELLGSAVLTNGHITNDDLLMKSPLLRVTGKGWANLPKNNTDYTATVTVVGTLKGQDGASMEDLKGLPLPINVKGDLNDPSISLDIKAMAEALLKGQFKQGTKGLEEKLKKDILGGSKTDTTDKPTSPFGGLFKKK, from the coding sequence ATGAATAAATTGATGAAAATAGGTCTGATAGCAGCAGGGACCATCCTGTCCCTTTTCATAATTGCAATCATCATCCTTGTAACCACAGTTGACCCCAACGCATATAAGGGAGAAATTTCCCAGGCGGTTAAAGAGCAGACCGGAAGAGAGCTCTCCTTTGAAGGCGACATAGGCTTCACATTTTTCCCAACGCTTGGTCTGGAAGTCGGCCCCATGGCCCTTGGCAACGCCAAAGGCTTCAGTCCCGCCGAAATGGTCCGCATCAACAAGGCGGAAGCATCTATCCGCATCATGCCTTTGTTTGCAGGTGATGTGACCATCGGCATGGTCGTACTGGATGGATTGACCCTCAATCTTGCCAAAAACAAGAACGGTGTGTCCAACTGGGACGACCTCACAAAGGACAAAGGCGAGCAGAAAGCGCAAGAAAAGACGGCAGCAAATGACACCAAAGGAGCAGGCAACAAGGTCGAAAGTCTGTCAGTGCAGGGCGTGGAAATCACCAACGCCAACATTCTGTACGATGACCAGCAGGCAGGAAGTACCAGTTCACTCACCAACCTGAATCTTATTATCGGAGAAGTGGGCGACACTGTTCGCTTCCCCTTCGAACTGAGCTTTGATCTCAAGCTCGACAGCCCAAAAATCGAAACCCGCCCGGTTCTGACCGGGTTTGCCAAGTTTGCTCAGAAGGCAGGGACAATTGAAGTCGATGAAATGCTCTTCAAAGCACTCAACCTTGAGCTTTCCGGCAACTTCTTCGCCAAAGCCGCAAAAGGCAAGAACGCCTTTTCCGGTGAACTCTCACTGGCCGAAGCTTCCATCAAAAAACTCATGCAGGAAATTGGCATGACTCCATTGGAAACAACCGACCACAACGCCCTTGAAAAACTGACGTTTAATTTGAAATACAATGGGTCCGACAACGCTGTTTCTCTGGAAAATATGACCGTCAAACTGGACGAAACGACCATAACAGCGACGGGTTCGATAAATAACTTTGCCAAACCCGTCATGGCATTCACTGTCAACGTGGATGATATCGACGTTGACCGATATATGCCCCCCAAGTCAGAAGGAACCACACCACAGCCCCAACAGGGCGCAGCGAACACGGAAGAACCCGCCAAGGAACCAGACCTCGCCGCGCTCAAGGATCTGGATCTCACAGGCAAACTGACCATAGGGAAAGTCAAAGCCATGAATCTACGAGTCTCGGACATCCTCTGCGAGCTGAGAGCAAAAAACAGCATCGTTACGATCAAGCCGTTTTCCGCAAATCTCTATGAGGGGAATCTGACTGCCCATTCCGTACTCAACGCCAATACCAATGTTGCTTCATGGACGGAATCAGCCGTTCTCAAAGACGTACAGGCCGGGCCACTGCTCAAGGATCTGACAGGCAAGGACCATGTACTTGGCACAACGGTTGTCAAATACGATCTCAAGGGCATGGGCCTGACTCCGCCCAACATCAAGCAGACAATTTCCGGAACGGCATCCTTCGCCTTTACCGACGGTGCTCTCAACGGCGTCAATGTAGCTAAAATGCTGCGTGACGGTTGGAACAGGATCAAGGGCAAGCCTATCAGTTCTGATGAACCGGCACGGACGGACTTCGCCGAGCTTCTCGGCTCTGCAGTCCTGACGAATGGGCATATCACCAACGACGATCTGCTCATGAAATCGCCCCTCCTGCGAGTGACCGGCAAAGGATGGGCCAATCTGCCAAAGAATAATACCGACTACACTGCTACAGTAACGGTTGTCGGGACACTCAAGGGGCAGGATGGTGCTTCCATGGAAGATCTCAAGGGATTGCCCCTGCCCATCAATGTCAAAGGCGATCTGAATGACCCATCCATCAGCCTCGATATAAAAGCCATGGCGGAAGCGCTGCTCAAGGGGCAGTTCAAGCAAGGGACCAAGGGCTTGGAAGAGAAGCTGAAAAAAGACATTCTCGGCGGTTCGAAGACCGACACAACTGATAAGCCGACAAGTCCTTTCGGCGGCTTATTCAAAAAGAAATAA